Proteins encoded by one window of Bubalus kerabau isolate K-KA32 ecotype Philippines breed swamp buffalo chromosome 22, PCC_UOA_SB_1v2, whole genome shotgun sequence:
- the BORCS7 gene encoding BLOC-1-related complex subunit 7 isoform X4 has translation MATGTPDSQVRFGQSVKGLLTEKVNTCGTDVIALTKQVLKGSRSSELLGQAARNMVLQEDAILHSEDSLRKMAIITTHLQYHALDYSPPGSSVHGILQARILE, from the exons ATGGCGACCGGGACCCCAGATTCGCAAGTGCGATTCGGTCAGTCCGTGAAGGGGCTTCTGACGGAGAAGGTGAACACCTGTGGTACTGACGTGATCGCTCTAACCAAGCAGGTTCTGAAGGGCTCCCGGAGCTCCGAG CTGCTAGGTCAGGCAGCTCGAAACATGGTACTCCAGGAAGATGCCATTTTACACTCAGAAGAT agtttAAGAAAAATGGCAATAATAACAACTCATCTTCAGTACCA tgctttggactatagccctccaggctcctctgtccatgggattctccaggcaagaatattggaatag
- the BORCS7 gene encoding BLOC-1-related complex subunit 7 isoform X2 → MATGTPDSQVRFGQSVKGLLTEKVNTCGTDVIALTKQVLKGSRSSEKRPWSCMPTALTFQLLGQAARNMVLQEDAILHSEDSLRKMAIITTHLQYHALDYSPPGSSVHGILQARILE, encoded by the exons ATGGCGACCGGGACCCCAGATTCGCAAGTGCGATTCGGTCAGTCCGTGAAGGGGCTTCTGACGGAGAAGGTGAACACCTGTGGTACTGACGTGATCGCTCTAACCAAGCAGGTTCTGAAGGGCTCCCGGAGCTCCGAG AAAAGGCCCTGGTCCTGCATGCCCACAGCCCTGACATTCCAG CTGCTAGGTCAGGCAGCTCGAAACATGGTACTCCAGGAAGATGCCATTTTACACTCAGAAGAT agtttAAGAAAAATGGCAATAATAACAACTCATCTTCAGTACCA tgctttggactatagccctccaggctcctctgtccatgggattctccaggcaagaatattggaatag